A genomic stretch from Primulina huaijiensis isolate GDHJ02 chromosome 14, ASM1229523v2, whole genome shotgun sequence includes:
- the LOC140956541 gene encoding stachyose synthase-like: MAPPNDPANSILKVLKSSTKDNSFQLLDGKLYVGNVPLLTEVPHNVTLKSFSSVCQCSEAPLLLFQRVQSLSSKGAFLGFSQHESSDRHTISLGKFTNRDFVSIFRFKTWWSTQWVGKSGSDIQMETQWIMLDVPETKSYVAIIPIIEGKFRSAFHPGKYGHILICAESGSTVVKSSSFNAIAYVHVSDNPYNLMKEVYAALRVHLDTFKLIEEKSVPPLVDKFGWCTWDAFYLTVEPAGIWHGVEEFSDGGLTPRFLIIDEAGKASDKDGEDPTKDTKNLVLGGTQMTARLHRFDECEKFRKYEGGSLTGPNRPPFDPKKPKMLISKAIELEFAEKSRDKAALLGVTDLSKYEAEIQRHAKELDAMFGGEEEQKKGSRNKCSSCTCKLQNSGMKAFTKDLRTTFKGLDDIYVWHALCGAWGGVRPGATHLNSKVVPCKLSPGLDETMADLAVVKIIEGSIGLVHPDQAYDFYDSMHSYLAKVGITGVKVDVIHDLEYVSEDYGGRVEIAKTYYKGISRSLAKNFNGTGLISSMQQCNDFFFLGTEQISMGRVGDDFWFQDPNGDPMGIYWLQGVHMIHCAYNSLWMGQFIQPDWDMFQSDHLCAKYHAGARAICGGPVYVSDSLGGHDFDLLNKLVFPDGTIPKCIYYALPTRDCLFKNPLFDDITILKIWNFNKYGGVIGAFNCQGAGWDPKEHRIKGYSHCYHPISGSVHVSDIEWDQKIEAADMGKAEEYAVYLTEAQKLFLTTPQSDAIPITIQSSTFEIFSFVPIKKLGVGTDAVKFAPVGLTNLFNSGGTILGLLYDEMIAKIEVKGGGNFLAYSSVSPKKSYVNGVEVGFEWSNGKLGLNVPWNRVCGGISNVALSFECDTQIL, encoded by the exons ATGGCACCCCCAAATGATCCCGCAAACTCAATTCTCAAGGTCCTGAAATCCAGCACAAAGGACAACTCTTTCCAACTACTTGATGGAAAGCTCTACGTGGGTAATGTTCCATTACTCACAGAAGTTCCACACAATGTCACTCTTAAGAGTTTCTCCTCCGTATGTCAATGCTCAGAAGCTCCGCTTCTACTGTTCCAGCGCGTCCAGTCCCTGTCTAGCAAGGGCGCATTCCTAGGATTCAGTCAGCATGAATCCTCCGATCGCCACACCATTTCCTTGGGGAAATTCACGAACAGAGATTTTGTTAGCATTTTCAGGTTCAAGACTTGGTGGTCCACTCAATGGGTTGGAAAATCGGGTTCTGATATACAGATGGAAACACAATGGATAATGTTAGATGTACCTGAAACAAAGTCTTATGTTGCCATCATTCCAATAATTGAAGGAAAATTCAGGTCCGCCTTTCATCCTGGAAAATATGGCCATATATTGATATGTGCAGAGAGTGGGTCTACAGTGGTGAAATCTTCATCTTTTAATGCAATTGCGTATGTTCATGTGTCTGATAATCCATACAATTTGATGAAAGAGGTTTACGCTGCTCTAAGAGTTCACCTAGATACGTTCAAGCTCATTGAGGAGAAATCTGTGCCACCCCTTGTGGACAAATTTGGTTGGTGCACGTGGGATGCATTTTACTTGACAGTGGAGCCTGCTGGAATTTGGCATGGAGTCGAGGAATTTTCAGATGGTGGCCTCACACCGAGGTTCTTAATAATTGATGAGGCTGGCAAAGCATCAGACAAAGATGGAGAAGATCCCACCAAAGACACCAAAAATCTTGTACTCGGAGGAACTCAAATGACTGCCAGGCTTCACAGGTTTGATGAATGTGAAAAATTCAGAAAGTATGAGGGTGGATCACTAACAGGACCTAATCGTCCTCCTTTTGATCCTAAGAAACCGAAGATGCTGATTTCCAAAGCTATTGAGCTTGAGTTTGCAGAAAAATCCCGTGACAAGGCAGCTCTATTGGGGGTAACCGACTTGTCTAAATATGAAGCTGAAATTCAGAGACATGCGAAAGAATTGGATGCGATGTTTGGCGGAGAAGAAGAACAAAAAAAGGGTTCGAGGAATAAGTGTTCAAGTTGCACTTGCAAGTTACAAAATTCTGGAATGAAAGCATTCACTaaagatttgaggacaacaTTCAAAGGACTGGATGATATATATGTCTGGCACGCCTTGTGTGGCGCATGGGGAGGGGTCAGACCAGGCGCGACTCATTTGAACTCCAAGGTTGTGCCTTGCAAATTGTCACCTGGACTGGATGAAACCATGGCAGATCTTGCAGTGGTAAAAATTATTGAAGGTTCAATCGGACTTGTGCATCCTGATCAAGCTTATGATTTCTATGATTCTATGCATTCTTACCTCGCTAAAGTTGGAATCACTGGAGTTAAAGTCGATGTCATTCAT GATCTTGAATATGTGTCCGAAGACTATGGAGGCAGGGTTGAGATTGCCAAGACTTACTATAAGGGGATCTCCAGATCTCTTGCAAAGAACTTCAATGGGACGGGACTCATTTCAAGCATGCAGCAATGCAATGACTTCTTTTTTCTTGGAACTGAGCAGATATCCATGGGAAGAGTTG GGGACGACTTCTGGTTTCAAGATCCTAACGGTGATCCAATGGGAATTTATTGGCTACAAGGTGTCCATATGATCCACTGTGCTTACAACAGCTTGTGGATGGGTCAATTCATCCAACCAGATTGGGACATGTTTCAATCAGATCATTTGTGCGCAAAGTATCATGCTGGAGCAAGGGCCATTTGTGGAGGGCCTGTATATGTTAGTGATTCTTTGGGTGGTCACGATTTTGATCTTCTCAATAAGTTGGTGTTCCCTGACGGTACCATTCCCAAGTGCATCTACTATGCTCTCCCGACAAGAGACTGCCTCTTTAAGAACCCTCTCTTTGATGACATAACCATTCTAAAGATCTGGAACTTTAATAAG TATGGAGGTGTTATTGGTGCTTTCAACTGCCAAGGTGCTGGATGGGACCCAAAGGAACACAGGATCAAGGGCTATTCCCATTGTTACCACCCAATTTCTGGATCAGTTCACGTAAGCGACATTGAATGGGATCAGAAGATTGAAGCTGCTGACATGGGGAAAGCAGAGGAATATGCAGTCTATCTTACCGAGGCACAGAAACTATTCTTAACAACTCCACAATCTGATGCAATTCCTATCACAATTCAGTCTTCTACATTTGAGATTTTCAGCTTCGTGCCTATCAAGAAGCTGGGAGTTGGTACTGATGCAGTCAAATTCGCACCAGTTGGATTAACCAACTTGTTTAATAGCGGAGGGACGATACTAGGACTGTTGTATGATGAGATGATAGCCAAGATTGAAGTGAAGGGTGGAGGTAACTTTTTGGCATATTCCAGTGTTTCGCCTAAGAAATCATACGTGAACGGAGTTGAGGTTGGGTTTGAGTGGTCAAACGGGAAGCTGGGATTGAACGTTCCTTGGAATCGAGTGTGTGGTGGCATTTCTAATGTAGCTTTATCTTTTGAATGTGATACTCAGATCTTGTGA